In Exiguobacterium sibiricum 7-3, a genomic segment contains:
- a CDS encoding C45 family autoproteolytic acyltransferase/hydolase: MQSVSNEITQFRGTHYEFGREQGRYVKRNELLHNREDNWKIRVPRFQVDPVETKEMFLRYAPHIWDELLGLQDELQLSLADTLLHFGHYRVEGPKSGCSIMTGDNFLVRNYDYHPMTYDGRFSVFQPTDGGSAIIGPASRVTGRMDGMNEHGLAMGYNFINRRRPGDGFVSFMIGRIILEMCTSVDDAISLVKEMPHRGSFSYVVHDRSNRSFVIEATARDIEVRETNLCTNHFDLLQHENRFHLDDSKRRMMELKTHQHMIQDAESAFRLLNDSDKGVFSDLYSHWAGTIHTSAYFPSDMKVWFALGGDQQPVEFDFKDWLAGNDFTSTHINGELETDIQFANTLQTWR, translated from the coding sequence GTGCAGTCTGTCTCAAACGAAATCACGCAGTTCCGTGGAACACACTATGAATTCGGCCGCGAACAGGGGCGCTACGTCAAACGAAATGAACTGCTTCATAACCGCGAAGACAACTGGAAGATCCGGGTTCCGCGTTTTCAGGTCGATCCCGTCGAAACGAAAGAAATGTTCTTACGCTATGCCCCGCACATCTGGGACGAATTACTTGGCTTACAGGATGAACTGCAATTATCACTCGCCGATACATTGCTCCACTTTGGTCATTACCGGGTTGAAGGACCAAAAAGTGGCTGTTCGATCATGACCGGCGATAATTTCCTCGTCCGCAACTACGATTATCATCCGATGACATACGACGGACGGTTTTCTGTCTTCCAACCGACCGACGGCGGTTCCGCCATCATAGGACCGGCGTCCCGCGTCACGGGACGGATGGACGGGATGAACGAACATGGTCTCGCGATGGGCTACAATTTCATCAACCGCCGCCGGCCCGGTGACGGCTTCGTCAGTTTCATGATCGGACGGATCATCCTCGAGATGTGTACTTCCGTCGATGACGCGATTTCGCTCGTCAAGGAGATGCCGCACCGCGGATCGTTCAGTTATGTCGTCCATGACCGGTCAAACCGCTCATTCGTCATCGAGGCGACAGCCCGTGACATCGAAGTCCGGGAGACGAATCTCTGTACGAATCATTTTGATTTGCTGCAACATGAAAACCGGTTCCACCTCGACGACTCGAAACGGCGGATGATGGAGCTGAAGACTCACCAGCACATGATCCAAGATGCAGAATCGGCGTTCCGGCTGTTGAACGATTCCGATAAAGGAGTTTTCTCCGACCTGTACAGTCACTGGGCAGGAACGATTCATACATCGGCCTATTTCCCGTCCGACATGAAAGTCTGGTTCGCTTTAGGAGGCGACCAACAACCGGTCGAGTTTGACTTTAAGGACTGGCTGGCTGGAAATGACTTTACGTCGACACATATCAACGGTGAACTCGAAACCGATATCCAGTTCGCCAACACCCTTCAGACCTGGCGCTGA
- a CDS encoding GNAT family N-acetyltransferase, translating into MIQFEKMSETAYAAYLPGAIKEYAEEKVKAGTWAEVEAVDRSAAEYGQLLPDGIHTKQHYLFSILDDTEQPPVGMIWFQLSESTHGRTAFIFDFKIEEDHQGKGYGRQAIEMLEQVARRMNIKKIKLHVFAHNTRAIHLYETTGFVTTDLHMTKTLN; encoded by the coding sequence ATGATTCAATTTGAAAAAATGTCGGAAACGGCATATGCAGCATATCTACCGGGAGCGATCAAAGAATATGCCGAGGAGAAGGTCAAGGCCGGGACATGGGCAGAAGTCGAAGCCGTTGACCGCTCGGCAGCGGAGTACGGTCAATTATTACCGGACGGGATTCACACGAAACAGCATTATCTATTTTCGATTTTGGACGACACCGAACAGCCACCCGTCGGCATGATCTGGTTTCAATTAAGTGAATCGACGCACGGTCGAACCGCCTTTATCTTTGATTTCAAAATCGAAGAAGATCATCAAGGGAAAGGGTATGGACGGCAAGCGATCGAGATGCTTGAACAGGTCGCCCGGCGGATGAACATTAAAAAAATCAAATTACACGTCTTTGCTCATAACACCCGGGCGATTCATCTTTATGAAACGACCGGATTCGTTACGACGGATTTACATATGACGAAAACATTGAACTGA
- a CDS encoding GNAT family N-acetyltransferase: MFMHHITNQLSLKLIERQDADALYALIDANRDHLRQWLGWVDGATGPDIYRNEIIPAWLTDYANGNGFACGIYFEGELVGTIALHEINQMLRQTSIGYYLTGNGRSKGLMTTVVAFITDYCFTTLQLNRVVIECAVGNTRSRKIPERLGFQQEGILRDAEKLYDTYHDVAVYAMLARDWSHDFIGAELQTDNRSN; encoded by the coding sequence ATGTTCATGCACCATATTACCAATCAATTAAGTTTGAAATTAATCGAACGCCAGGACGCCGACGCGCTGTATGCGTTGATTGACGCGAACCGGGACCACTTGCGCCAATGGCTCGGCTGGGTCGACGGAGCGACGGGACCCGACATCTACCGGAACGAAATCATTCCGGCCTGGTTGACGGACTATGCGAACGGCAACGGCTTTGCCTGCGGGATCTATTTTGAGGGCGAACTCGTCGGGACGATTGCCTTACACGAAATCAATCAGATGTTACGGCAAACGTCGATCGGGTATTATTTGACCGGGAACGGGCGCAGCAAAGGATTGATGACGACTGTCGTCGCATTTATCACAGACTATTGTTTTACGACATTACAACTGAACCGGGTCGTCATTGAATGCGCGGTCGGCAATACACGAAGCCGGAAGATACCGGAACGTTTAGGTTTTCAGCAGGAAGGAATCCTTCGGGATGCGGAAAAGTTATATGACACGTATCATGATGTTGCCGTTTACGCGATGCTTGCACGGGATTGGTCACACGATTTCATTGGGGCCGAACTGCAGACAGACAACCGTTCGAACTGA
- a CDS encoding VLRF1 family aeRF1-type release factor: MGLGEDIKRLKEFDGSTHVLSVYLSTAPDKRNQWETILRNEKKHLLTEQDDKKAVEAVFTKLEQAVNNQRTDLLRSIVAFVSSDDSLHEVYLLQLDVTDEISYYAKPNLNQLEVLDQQFPRTGIVLTHLDSATVLDVRLGEVDAAHEYELDLDTGQWRRYQGRSGRSGASSSNQTDDFRDRVEQQAERFYRELSGEVEKLNRSLGWEQIIVIGERSQANFLEQALTTKPKQVIHKNLSQSSQEQILKQVF, encoded by the coding sequence ATGGGACTTGGAGAAGATATCAAACGGTTAAAGGAATTTGACGGGTCGACGCATGTCTTGTCGGTGTATCTGAGCACGGCACCGGATAAGCGGAATCAGTGGGAGACGATTCTTCGTAATGAAAAGAAACACCTGTTGACGGAACAGGATGATAAAAAGGCTGTCGAAGCGGTTTTTACGAAACTGGAACAAGCCGTCAACAATCAGCGGACGGATTTACTGCGGAGTATCGTCGCTTTTGTCTCAAGTGATGATTCGCTCCATGAAGTCTATTTGCTCCAGCTCGATGTAACGGATGAAATCAGTTATTACGCTAAACCAAATCTTAATCAACTCGAAGTACTGGACCAACAATTCCCTCGGACCGGTATCGTTTTGACGCATCTTGATTCCGCGACCGTTCTTGACGTCCGCCTCGGCGAAGTGGACGCGGCGCACGAGTATGAACTGGATCTCGATACCGGTCAATGGCGTCGGTACCAGGGACGGAGCGGGCGGAGCGGCGCTTCAAGCAGCAATCAGACGGACGATTTCCGCGATCGGGTCGAACAGCAGGCAGAACGGTTTTACCGGGAATTATCGGGAGAGGTCGAAAAATTAAACCGGTCGCTCGGTTGGGAGCAGATCATCGTCATCGGCGAACGGTCGCAAGCGAACTTCCTCGAGCAGGCCTTAACGACCAAACCAAAACAGGTCATTCATAAAAATTTGTCGCAATCGAGTCAAGAACAGATTCTCAAGCAGGTATTTTGA
- a CDS encoding YitT family protein, with product MKLFRETVLIILAIFVLAAGINLFLGPHHVAAGGVTGIGILLEEVLGIDRSIVVLVLNLLMLLFAFVFLGKEVFLKSVLGSLMLPLALGIIPETMIVSDRFFSVAFGSVLFAIGVATLYWFGASSGGTTIPPLIFHKYFKLNTSVGYFLTDATIVVFNIFVFGLEEFLFAVASIVITTFVMGYIEIGLERKKAIFVTSELHADEIRNYLLTSLDRGMTVFTVEGGYSGEQKKMLMVVMKRSEYAAVIRAIHQIDRGSFIIVYNVADVHGLGFNYQPVV from the coding sequence ATGAAACTGTTTCGTGAAACCGTTTTGATTATCCTGGCAATTTTTGTCCTCGCTGCCGGCATCAATCTCTTTTTAGGACCACATCATGTCGCAGCGGGCGGAGTCACCGGAATCGGGATTCTGCTGGAAGAAGTGTTGGGTATTGACCGTTCGATTGTCGTCTTGGTTCTCAATCTGTTGATGTTATTGTTTGCCTTCGTGTTTTTGGGCAAAGAAGTCTTCTTAAAGTCCGTTCTCGGCAGTCTGATGTTGCCTCTTGCACTAGGAATCATTCCGGAAACGATGATTGTCTCCGACCGCTTCTTCTCGGTCGCCTTTGGCAGTGTGCTGTTTGCGATCGGTGTCGCTACGCTTTATTGGTTCGGAGCGTCAAGCGGCGGGACGACGATTCCACCGTTGATTTTTCATAAATACTTTAAGCTGAATACGTCCGTCGGCTATTTTTTGACCGATGCGACGATTGTCGTCTTTAACATCTTCGTCTTTGGTCTGGAAGAGTTTTTGTTTGCTGTCGCCTCGATCGTCATCACGACGTTTGTGATGGGCTATATCGAAATCGGGCTTGAACGGAAAAAAGCGATCTTCGTCACGAGTGAGTTGCATGCGGACGAGATCCGCAATTACCTGTTGACGTCGCTTGACCGGGGGATGACTGTTTTCACTGTTGAAGGCGGCTACTCGGGAGAACAGAAAAAAATGCTGATGGTCGTCATGAAACGTTCCGAATATGCCGCTGTCATCCGAGCAATCCATCAAATTGACCGCGGTTCCTTCATCATCGTCTACAATGTCGCCGACGTTCATGGTCTCGGGTTTAACTACCAACCGGTCGTCTAA
- a CDS encoding M20/M25/M40 family metallo-hydrolase gives MSTTRLIQEFMELVKIDSVSYAEGPFQQDLIGRFQALGLTIDEDATKEKTGLGANNFVARLDGDTSIEPVFFSSHMDTVSPGQGIHPLERDGRIQSDQTTILGADDKAGIAIMLELVKRLKEQQIRHGPIEFILTAGEEVGLLGAKAVDMSMLQAKFGYVLDNGGPVGGIITTSPSMYRLDIRLTGRAAHAGLEPEKGISAIEVAAQAISRMKLGRIDHETTANIGQVKGGTAMNVVMEHLELVAEVRSFNHQKCLDQVEAIETILNEEVTRFGAKLDFKATPLITGYHFEDDHPLLAHAKHCLETIGRPARFERSGGGTDANVFNEQGKVVVNVSIGYEEIHTVEEYIPITEFEQAVVFALELVRQMPSFPDPSA, from the coding sequence ATGTCAACGACACGACTGATCCAAGAATTCATGGAACTGGTTAAAATCGACTCCGTATCTTATGCGGAAGGTCCGTTTCAACAGGACTTGATCGGGCGTTTTCAGGCGCTTGGTCTGACCATCGACGAAGATGCGACGAAAGAAAAGACGGGACTGGGCGCCAATAACTTCGTTGCTCGGCTCGACGGAGACACGTCGATCGAACCGGTCTTTTTCTCGTCACATATGGATACGGTGTCTCCCGGTCAAGGCATTCATCCGCTTGAACGGGACGGACGGATTCAGTCCGATCAAACGACGATCCTTGGCGCGGACGATAAGGCCGGAATCGCTATCATGCTGGAGTTGGTCAAACGTTTAAAAGAACAGCAGATTCGGCACGGTCCGATCGAATTTATCCTGACAGCCGGAGAAGAAGTCGGGCTCCTTGGTGCCAAGGCGGTCGATATGTCGATGCTGCAGGCGAAATTTGGTTACGTCCTCGATAACGGCGGACCGGTCGGCGGCATTATCACGACGAGCCCGTCGATGTATCGCTTGGATATCCGTCTGACCGGTCGCGCTGCCCATGCCGGACTTGAGCCGGAAAAAGGGATTTCGGCGATTGAAGTCGCGGCCCAAGCGATCAGCCGGATGAAACTGGGGCGAATCGATCACGAAACGACGGCGAACATCGGTCAGGTGAAGGGTGGGACGGCGATGAATGTCGTCATGGAACACCTCGAGCTCGTCGCGGAAGTCCGCTCGTTTAATCATCAAAAGTGTCTCGATCAGGTCGAAGCAATCGAAACGATTTTAAACGAGGAGGTGACACGATTCGGCGCTAAACTCGACTTCAAGGCGACACCGCTCATCACCGGCTATCATTTTGAAGACGACCATCCGTTGCTCGCACATGCCAAACACTGTCTGGAAACCATCGGTCGTCCTGCCCGGTTTGAACGGAGTGGTGGTGGCACGGATGCTAACGTTTTTAATGAACAAGGCAAAGTCGTCGTCAATGTGTCGATCGGTTATGAAGAGATTCATACGGTCGAAGAATATATTCCAATCACCGAATTCGAACAAGCCGTCGTTTTTGCCTTGGAACTGGTCCGGCAGATGCCGTCCTTCCCAGATCCGTCAGCGTAA
- a CDS encoding cation transporter, which produces MAQVKDPVIEDRLLQRSIFSSLFLSVFGIAAGFLLSSSFVLFDGLYALLSVVLSVFSLRGGRFITVKDDVHFPFGKESLEPILVFFQYLIVFLLLIYAFVAAIDTIRSGGDPVELGFVIGYLTISALIALVVYRHLKQLNRSARSILATAEVEQWRLTVIMGIGAVAGYGIAGIATWLSFENVARYVDPVMLMLIVLFLIRYPVKEMVQAMREMLGMSTSERLMIDIKQSVAKIVDEYEVDDMYLRISKTGSLIFIEIDLIVAKNYRYDSILEQDLIREQIDAALEWLPQTKWLTVAFTANRKWAE; this is translated from the coding sequence TTGGCGCAAGTAAAAGATCCGGTCATCGAAGACCGGTTGTTGCAACGTTCCATCTTTAGTTCTCTTTTCTTATCGGTGTTTGGCATTGCCGCCGGATTCCTTCTTTCTTCCTCATTTGTTCTGTTTGACGGACTTTATGCCTTGCTGAGTGTCGTCTTAAGTGTTTTTTCGCTTCGAGGTGGTCGGTTCATCACCGTCAAGGATGATGTCCACTTCCCGTTTGGCAAAGAATCATTGGAACCCATTCTTGTTTTCTTTCAATATCTCATCGTCTTTCTCCTACTTATTTACGCATTTGTCGCTGCCATCGACACGATTCGGTCGGGTGGTGATCCGGTCGAACTGGGATTTGTCATCGGCTATCTGACAATCAGTGCCTTGATTGCGCTTGTCGTATACCGCCACCTGAAGCAACTCAATCGGTCCGCACGTTCGATTTTAGCGACAGCGGAAGTCGAACAGTGGCGTCTGACCGTCATCATGGGAATCGGTGCAGTCGCCGGTTACGGAATCGCTGGAATTGCGACTTGGTTGTCTTTTGAAAACGTCGCCCGGTACGTCGATCCGGTCATGCTGATGCTGATCGTCTTGTTTCTGATTCGTTATCCGGTCAAGGAGATGGTTCAAGCGATGCGGGAAATGCTTGGGATGTCGACGAGTGAACGGTTGATGATTGACATCAAACAGAGTGTCGCCAAAATCGTCGATGAATACGAAGTCGACGATATGTACCTCCGGATTTCCAAAACAGGCAGTCTGATTTTCATCGAAATTGATCTGATTGTCGCCAAAAACTACCGCTACGATTCGATTCTGGAACAAGATTTGATACGTGAACAAATCGACGCGGCACTTGAATGGTTGCCGCAAACCAAGTGGCTCACCGTCGCGTTTACGGCTAATCGTAAATGGGCGGAATGA
- a CDS encoding AI-2E family transporter translates to MSGLISNRSFRIGLFILLVLGIIYMARQVDFLFYPLLVLFTTIFTPFIIAGILFYLSVGFVDSLERRLRSRKLAIFIVLILLLALIIVFLLTLFPLITKQLFAFISAVPGFAERLYTQSLSLYAKYGTSIPSLESQFSSVESSMKSATTLLGNVFSSIAGSVLWLIQLIASTVFTLFIALFLYVFMLVDGKKLPNALVQFIPISYRKEALLILKDMNGTIRSYVRAQLIVCTFVGSLATLVLWWLDVPYFLPLGLFIFATNIIPYLGPFLGAAPAVLIGFLDEPIKGLYVIIGITIVQQLDANVISPLVQGKSLKVHPITITVVLLVAGQLAGILGMLLAVPFYAVAKVTVLNIIKLAQLRKMALRTDKPVPDRVPEDPT, encoded by the coding sequence TTGTCCGGATTGATTTCCAATCGTTCCTTTCGTATCGGTCTGTTCATCCTGCTTGTCCTTGGCATCATCTATATGGCACGACAGGTCGACTTTCTCTTTTACCCGTTACTCGTCCTGTTTACGACGATTTTCACCCCGTTCATCATCGCCGGGATTTTATTTTACCTCTCCGTCGGTTTCGTCGATTCACTCGAACGTCGTCTGCGTTCGCGCAAACTGGCAATTTTCATCGTCTTGATTTTGTTGCTTGCGCTCATCATCGTATTTCTTTTGACGTTATTCCCGCTGATCACGAAACAGCTTTTTGCGTTCATCAGTGCCGTACCCGGTTTTGCTGAACGTCTGTACACACAATCCCTGTCGCTTTATGCCAAATACGGGACGTCGATTCCGTCACTCGAGAGCCAGTTTTCATCGGTCGAAAGTTCGATGAAAAGCGCGACTACACTCCTCGGGAACGTCTTTTCCTCGATTGCCGGCTCTGTGCTTTGGCTGATTCAGTTGATTGCCTCGACCGTTTTCACGTTATTCATCGCACTTTTTTTATACGTCTTCATGTTGGTCGACGGAAAAAAATTACCGAATGCGCTGGTCCAGTTCATCCCGATCAGTTACCGCAAGGAAGCCCTGCTGATTTTAAAAGACATGAACGGGACGATCCGCTCTTACGTCCGGGCGCAACTGATCGTCTGTACATTCGTCGGGAGTCTCGCGACACTTGTCCTATGGTGGCTTGATGTCCCGTACTTCTTACCGCTTGGTCTGTTCATCTTCGCGACGAATATCATCCCGTACCTCGGACCGTTCCTTGGCGCTGCGCCGGCTGTCTTGATCGGCTTCTTGGATGAACCAATCAAAGGCTTATATGTCATCATCGGCATCACGATCGTCCAGCAACTTGATGCTAATGTCATCTCCCCGCTCGTTCAGGGAAAATCCTTGAAGGTACATCCGATTACGATTACGGTCGTCCTGCTCGTCGCCGGGCAACTGGCGGGAATTCTCGGTATGTTGCTGGCCGTCCCGTTTTACGCCGTCGCGAAGGTCACGGTGCTCAACATCATTAAACTCGCGCAACTTCGGAAAATGGCGTTACGGACGGACAAACCAGTTCCGGATCGTGTCCCGGAAGATCCAACCTAA
- a CDS encoding DedA family protein, with product MFSEWIRFISSILFIPISDDLLVIRQISSWLRQDQALILIFLSVWSACFVCFNLFYGIPRIFRELPFFQKLLTNKHLAKAEVILQEKGTVAIAMSFFLPGVRRPIHYMAGLLAYPFRPYVLVTLAGTGVYALLWTILVNRLGVYGLLNRFSTWWATHGGVILLPGLVILSCLLGWIFRDTIRNWFVRP from the coding sequence ATGTTTTCGGAATGGATCCGGTTCATCTCGAGTATCTTGTTCATCCCGATTTCGGATGATTTGTTGGTCATCCGCCAAATCAGTAGCTGGTTACGCCAGGATCAAGCACTCATCCTGATTTTTTTATCCGTCTGGTCCGCTTGTTTCGTGTGTTTTAATCTGTTTTACGGCATTCCCCGTATTTTTCGCGAACTTCCCTTCTTTCAAAAGTTATTGACCAATAAACATCTTGCGAAAGCCGAAGTGATTCTGCAGGAGAAAGGAACGGTCGCCATTGCCATGTCGTTTTTTCTGCCGGGTGTCCGGCGTCCGATTCATTACATGGCAGGACTGCTCGCCTATCCGTTTCGACCCTACGTGCTCGTGACGCTAGCCGGAACCGGCGTCTATGCGTTGCTCTGGACGATTCTCGTTAATCGTCTCGGCGTCTATGGTCTGTTGAATCGGTTTTCGACATGGTGGGCGACCCATGGCGGTGTCATCTTGTTGCCCGGACTAGTAATCCTTTCTTGCTTGTTAGGTTGGATCTTCCGGGACACGATCCGGAACTGGTTTGTCCGTCCGTAA
- the cls gene encoding cardiolipin synthase: MDYTLILPVLLYVVLFANVAAAIAILFFERRDVSATWAWLMILFFLPVIGFLIYLLFGRSLKQETFYHVPEARRLAREEELLVQANDEVSREAPLYPYRKLIQANRSSGALLTEATDVRTLFDGHQKFDTLLADIQSAQVEINIQYFILKRDPLGDRLLNALFEQAKRGVKVRILYDAVGSWKLKAKDFATFKQDGGEVRSFFSSPLGILNLRINNRNHRKLCTIDRQIGYIGGFNVGSEYLGEDEQFGYWRDTHLRVLGPVVEELEFYFEQDWDAASNERTDWSTAPIPPLEVATDRVPVQIVTSGPTSETEYLKNMLIQMIHTAEKSIYIQSPYFIPDASFMDACQIALASGVSLKIMIPNQPDHPFVYWATYAAVGELIQHGAEVYTYEIGFMHAKTIVVDGKIASVGTTNIDARSFRLNFEMNAILYDATIAEELELLFLSDVADSALLTREKYAARPRMIRFKESISRLLSPIL, from the coding sequence ATGGACTATACCCTAATCTTGCCGGTTTTGCTCTATGTTGTCCTATTTGCTAACGTCGCTGCGGCAATCGCCATCCTGTTTTTCGAACGGCGTGACGTCAGTGCAACCTGGGCCTGGCTGATGATTCTCTTTTTCTTACCTGTCATCGGCTTTTTGATTTACTTATTGTTTGGCCGGTCGTTGAAACAAGAGACGTTTTATCACGTCCCGGAAGCACGCCGGTTGGCGCGCGAAGAAGAGCTTTTGGTGCAAGCAAACGACGAAGTCTCCCGCGAAGCACCGCTTTACCCGTATCGGAAGTTGATTCAAGCGAATCGCTCGTCAGGAGCCCTGTTGACGGAAGCAACCGATGTCCGGACGCTGTTCGACGGTCATCAAAAATTTGATACGTTGCTCGCTGACATACAGAGTGCCCAAGTCGAAATCAACATTCAATACTTCATTTTAAAACGCGATCCGCTCGGCGACCGTCTACTGAACGCTTTGTTCGAACAGGCAAAACGTGGCGTCAAAGTCCGTATTCTGTATGACGCCGTCGGCTCGTGGAAACTAAAAGCGAAGGACTTCGCGACGTTCAAACAAGACGGCGGTGAAGTCCGCTCCTTCTTCTCTTCGCCGCTCGGTATCTTAAACCTGCGGATCAACAACCGGAATCACCGGAAACTCTGTACGATCGACCGGCAAATCGGGTATATCGGCGGCTTTAACGTCGGATCGGAATACCTCGGAGAAGACGAACAGTTCGGCTACTGGCGGGATACACACCTCCGGGTCCTCGGCCCCGTCGTCGAAGAACTCGAGTTCTATTTTGAACAGGACTGGGACGCCGCAAGCAACGAGCGGACGGACTGGTCGACTGCCCCGATTCCGCCGCTTGAAGTCGCGACGGACCGAGTGCCGGTTCAAATCGTGACGTCCGGTCCAACGTCGGAGACGGAATACTTGAAAAACATGCTGATTCAGATGATCCACACGGCGGAAAAATCAATCTACATCCAGTCGCCCTACTTTATTCCCGATGCCAGCTTCATGGATGCCTGCCAGATTGCCTTGGCTTCCGGTGTCTCCCTCAAAATCATGATTCCGAACCAGCCGGATCATCCGTTTGTCTACTGGGCGACATATGCGGCGGTCGGCGAATTGATTCAACATGGGGCTGAAGTCTACACGTATGAGATTGGCTTCATGCATGCGAAGACAATTGTCGTCGACGGGAAGATCGCATCGGTCGGGACGACGAACATCGACGCCCGCAGTTTCCGGTTAAATTTCGAGATGAATGCAATTTTGTACGATGCGACGATTGCGGAAGAACTGGAGCTGCTCTTTTTGTCCGATGTTGCCGACAGTGCCTTGCTGACCCGGGAAAAATATGCCGCCCGTCCGCGGATGATCCGCTTTAAGGAAAGTATTTCGCGCCTGTTGTCGCCAATCTTATGA
- a CDS encoding MepB family protein → MQDFFEILNYVNKIIYEPNRLPLDMVQEEPQNSNYGAGTFKIFSKTVRFRVAHVTPTKLGQFVVFWEKDNNNKNQPYPYDEASDLLVITTFKNDTEFGQFIFPKEVLLKQNILASDSTKGKMAIRVYPSWDTPTSKQAIATQKWQIPYFIDMHDAGDLLNDEIVKRYSL, encoded by the coding sequence GTGCAGGATTTTTTTGAAATATTGAATTATGTAAATAAAATCATTTATGAACCAAATCGTTTACCATTAGATATGGTTCAAGAAGAACCACAAAATTCGAACTATGGTGCTGGAACTTTTAAAATATTTTCCAAAACAGTTCGTTTTCGGGTAGCACATGTAACGCCTACAAAACTAGGGCAGTTTGTTGTTTTTTGGGAAAAAGACAACAACAATAAGAATCAGCCCTATCCATATGATGAAGCCTCTGATTTATTAGTCATCACGACTTTTAAAAATGATACTGAATTCGGGCAATTTATTTTTCCAAAAGAAGTGCTTCTTAAACAAAATATCCTTGCATCTGATTCAACAAAAGGGAAGATGGCGATACGCGTATATCCGAGCTGGGATACACCAACTAGTAAACAAGCAATAGCAACTCAAAAATGGCAGATACCTTACTTTATTGATATGCATGACGCTGGTGATTTGTTGAACGATGAAATAGTTAAACGTTATTCGCTTTAA
- a CDS encoding PTS sugar transporter subunit IIB: MNILLVCSAGMSTSILVRKMREQAEAQALDVTIEAIPESELSHHLDQTDVILIGPQVRYLETKIRQVAEPKGVRVAIINQMAYGLMKGDLVLEQAQALLTEA, translated from the coding sequence ATGAATATTTTACTCGTTTGCTCGGCCGGTATGTCGACATCCATCTTAGTTCGGAAAATGCGTGAACAAGCTGAGGCACAAGCTCTTGATGTGACGATCGAAGCCATTCCTGAAAGTGAATTATCGCATCATTTGGATCAGACGGATGTGATTTTAATCGGACCACAAGTCCGGTATTTAGAAACAAAGATTCGCCAAGTAGCAGAACCAAAAGGGGTTCGCGTCGCGATCATCAATCAGATGGCCTATGGTCTGATGAAAGGGGACTTGGTCCTCGAACAGGCACAAGCACTACTGACTGAAGCATAA
- a CDS encoding PTS lactose/cellobiose transporter subunit IIA translates to MTEELQILSFTMILHAGNARSAAMESIQAAKKGDLSLAQTKLEEANQESLQAHRAQTTLLQDEAKGLETPLSILLIHAQDHLMTAMTVRDLASEMVELYTRLTRLEEKS, encoded by the coding sequence ATGACAGAAGAACTGCAAATCCTATCGTTTACGATGATTCTTCATGCAGGTAATGCCCGTTCGGCAGCAATGGAATCCATTCAGGCTGCTAAAAAAGGAGACCTCTCGTTAGCACAAACCAAACTGGAAGAAGCCAATCAAGAAAGTCTACAGGCGCATCGTGCCCAAACGACCTTACTGCAGGACGAAGCAAAAGGGCTTGAAACACCGTTATCGATTCTATTGATTCATGCCCAAGACCATTTGATGACAGCGATGACCGTCAGAGATTTAGCATCTGAGATGGTCGAACTGTATACGCGACTCACACGACTGGAGGAAAAATCATGA